A DNA window from Ornithinimicrobium humiphilum contains the following coding sequences:
- a CDS encoding 2-oxoacid:acceptor oxidoreductase subunit alpha, with amino-acid sequence MSSTPLTQLDRVVIRFAGDSGDGMQLTGDRFTSDTASLGNDLSTLPNFPAEIRAPQGTLPGVSSFQLHFANHEIATPGDAPDVLVAMNPAALRANLGDLRPGATIIANADEFTKRNLAKVGYAVNPLEDGSLTTAGFSVHALPLTSMTVDALADFELTRKEKERAKNMLALGLLSWLYSRDTAGTEAFLRAKFARAPQILEANLVALRAGHAYGETTEAFAVRYEVAPAPMAPGTYRTITGNQAMALGLVAAAERSGLPLVLGSYPITPASDILHQLSALKQHAVTTLQAEDEIAAVGMALGASFGGALGVTTTSGPGLALKSETIGLAVSTELPLVVIDIQRGGPSTGLPTKTEQADLLQAMYGRNGESPVAVVAAQSPSDCFTSALEAVRIATTYRTPVILLSDGYLGNGSEPWAIPSVDSLLDLTVEKATVPNATDESGEPVFHPFLRDELTLARPWAVPGTPGLEHRIGGIEKADVTGHISYDPANHDRMVRLRQAKIDRIADSIPDLVVDDPTGDARLLVLGWGSTYGPIAAATRLARTTGARVARAHLRHLNPFPSNLGDVLRRYDRVLLPEMNLGQLALLLRARYLVDVQSHTAVRGLPFTAAELAEVIHAHLLEVADATTEARA; translated from the coding sequence ATGTCCTCCACTCCCCTGACCCAGCTCGACCGGGTGGTGATCCGCTTCGCCGGCGACTCCGGCGACGGTATGCAGCTGACCGGTGACCGGTTCACCTCGGACACCGCCTCGCTCGGAAACGACCTGTCGACCCTGCCCAACTTCCCGGCCGAGATCCGCGCGCCCCAGGGGACCCTCCCGGGCGTCTCGAGCTTCCAGCTGCACTTCGCCAACCACGAGATCGCCACGCCGGGCGACGCGCCCGACGTGCTCGTCGCGATGAACCCCGCGGCGCTCAGGGCCAACCTCGGCGACCTTCGCCCGGGGGCGACGATCATCGCCAACGCCGACGAGTTCACCAAGCGCAACCTCGCCAAGGTGGGCTACGCGGTCAACCCCCTCGAGGACGGCTCGCTGACCACCGCCGGCTTCTCCGTGCACGCGCTGCCGCTGACGAGCATGACCGTGGACGCGCTGGCCGACTTCGAGCTGACGCGCAAGGAGAAGGAACGCGCCAAGAACATGCTGGCCCTGGGCCTGCTGTCCTGGCTCTACTCCCGCGACACCGCCGGCACCGAGGCCTTCCTGCGCGCCAAGTTCGCCCGTGCCCCGCAGATCCTCGAGGCCAACCTCGTCGCGCTGCGCGCCGGCCACGCCTACGGCGAGACCACCGAGGCGTTCGCGGTCCGCTACGAGGTGGCGCCGGCGCCGATGGCCCCGGGCACCTACCGGACGATCACCGGCAACCAGGCGATGGCCCTCGGCCTCGTCGCGGCCGCCGAGCGCTCCGGCCTGCCGCTGGTGCTGGGGTCCTACCCCATCACCCCGGCCTCCGACATCCTCCACCAGCTGTCCGCGCTCAAGCAGCACGCCGTGACGACGCTGCAGGCCGAGGACGAGATCGCCGCCGTCGGCATGGCGCTGGGCGCCTCCTTCGGCGGGGCGCTGGGCGTCACGACGACCTCCGGCCCGGGCCTGGCCCTCAAGAGCGAGACCATCGGCCTGGCCGTCTCGACCGAGCTCCCGCTCGTCGTCATCGACATCCAGCGCGGCGGCCCCTCCACCGGTCTGCCTACCAAGACCGAGCAGGCCGACCTGCTGCAGGCGATGTACGGCCGCAACGGCGAGTCGCCGGTCGCGGTCGTGGCCGCCCAGTCCCCGAGCGACTGCTTCACCTCGGCCCTGGAGGCGGTGCGCATCGCGACCACCTACCGGACCCCGGTGATCCTGCTGTCCGACGGCTACCTGGGCAACGGCTCCGAGCCGTGGGCGATCCCCTCCGTCGACAGCCTGCTCGACCTGACGGTCGAGAAGGCCACGGTCCCCAACGCGACCGACGAGTCCGGCGAGCCCGTCTTCCACCCGTTCCTGCGCGACGAGCTCACGCTCGCCCGCCCGTGGGCGGTCCCGGGCACCCCGGGCCTGGAGCACCGCATCGGCGGCATCGAGAAGGCGGACGTCACCGGCCACATCTCCTACGACCCGGCCAACCACGACCGGATGGTGCGGCTGCGGCAGGCGAAGATCGACCGCATCGCCGACTCCATACCCGACCTGGTGGTCGACGACCCCACCGGCGACGCGCGCCTGCTCGTGCTCGGGTGGGGCTCGACCTACGGCCCGATCGCGGCGGCCACCCGGCTCGCCCGCACCACCGGCGCCCGGGTGGCCCGTGCCCACCTGCGCCACCTGAACCCCTTCCCGAGCAACCTCGGCGACGTGCTGCGGCGCTACGACCGGGTGCTGCTCCCCGAGATGAACCTCGGCCAGCTCGCCCTGCTGCTGCGCGCCCGCTACCTCGTGGACGTGCAGAGCCACACCGCGGTGCGCGGGCTGCCCTTCACCGCGGCCGAGCTCGCGGAGGTCATCCACGCCCACCTGCTCGAGGTGGCGGACGCGACGACGGAGGCACGCGCGTGA
- a CDS encoding thiamine pyrophosphate-dependent enzyme, which yields MTIDIGMPIPRSGTGAVPRLPEGERLTKRDFTSDQEVRWCPGCGDYAVLAAVQGFLPELGLRRENIVFVSGIGCSSRFPYYLDTYGMHSIHGRAPAIATGLATAREDLSVWVVTGDGDALSIGGNHLIHAMRRNVNLTILLFNNKIYGLTKGQYSPTSEVGAITKSTPAGSVDRPFNPVSLALGAEATFVARTMDSDRAHLTEVLRAAAAHRGTALVEIYQNCPIFNDGAFQLLKDRDEATARIAHLRAGEPVRVGPDNVVVRDEQGRMVVVTEAGTDPARVVVHDPAADDPSTAFALSRLDDPTMQHVPMGIFRQVERPTYDDLVREQVEAAVSADAGVSGEERLARLLHGPDTWTVDGTRAGEAEQTLDGERTDGPTPAAGDALRAEGERTLVE from the coding sequence GTGACCATCGACATCGGTATGCCGATCCCCCGCAGCGGCACCGGGGCCGTCCCCCGGCTGCCCGAGGGCGAGCGGCTCACCAAGAGGGACTTCACCTCCGACCAGGAGGTGCGCTGGTGCCCCGGCTGCGGCGACTACGCCGTGCTCGCGGCGGTCCAGGGCTTCCTGCCCGAGCTGGGCCTGCGCCGGGAGAACATCGTCTTCGTCTCCGGCATCGGCTGCTCCTCCCGCTTCCCGTACTACCTCGACACCTACGGGATGCACTCGATCCACGGCCGCGCCCCGGCGATCGCCACCGGGCTGGCCACCGCCCGCGAGGACCTCTCCGTCTGGGTCGTCACCGGTGACGGCGACGCCCTCTCCATCGGCGGCAACCACCTCATCCACGCGATGCGGCGCAACGTCAACCTCACGATCCTGCTGTTCAACAACAAGATCTACGGGCTGACCAAGGGCCAGTACTCCCCCACCTCCGAGGTCGGCGCGATCACCAAGTCGACGCCCGCCGGGTCGGTGGACCGGCCCTTCAACCCGGTCTCCCTGGCGCTGGGCGCCGAGGCGACCTTCGTGGCCCGCACCATGGACTCCGACCGCGCCCACCTCACCGAGGTCCTGCGCGCGGCCGCGGCCCACCGCGGCACCGCCCTGGTCGAGATCTACCAGAACTGCCCGATCTTCAACGACGGCGCCTTCCAGCTGCTCAAGGACCGCGACGAGGCCACCGCCCGCATCGCGCACCTGCGCGCCGGCGAGCCCGTCCGCGTCGGTCCCGACAACGTCGTGGTCCGCGACGAGCAGGGCCGGATGGTCGTCGTGACCGAGGCCGGCACCGACCCCGCGCGCGTCGTCGTGCACGACCCGGCCGCCGACGACCCGTCGACCGCCTTCGCGCTCTCGCGCCTGGACGACCCGACGATGCAGCACGTGCCGATGGGCATCTTCCGCCAGGTGGAGCGGCCCACCTACGACGACCTCGTCCGCGAGCAGGTCGAGGCCGCGGTCTCGGCCGACGCCGGGGTCTCGGGCGAGGAGCGCCTGGCCCGCCTGCTGCACGGCCCCGACACCTGGACCGTCGACGGCACCCGCGCGGGCGAGGCCGAGCAGACCCTGGACGGCGAGCGGACCGACGGTCCGACGCCCGCCGCGGGCGACGCGCTGCGGGCCGAGGGCGAGCGGACCCTGGTGGAGTGA
- the rarD gene encoding EamA family transporter RarD, with protein sequence MSEAQQQRHQQGTAYGFLAYLLWGVFPLYFAILRPAGPWEIVAHRIVWTLLLCAIVLVVLRDVRWVVDLARTPRRALGVAGAGLLIATNWGIYTYAVLSGHVTEAALGYFLNPLVTVALGVLVLRERLRRPQWVAVGLGAAAAVYLTIDYGRPPWVSLALAFTFASYSLLKNRLGITLSALRSLAGESLAILPIAVVILVWLGSRGETTFLGEGTGHTLLMVSTGVATAVPLLLFAAAASRVPLSTVGLLQFLTPVLQLLIGVVVMGEHVPGSRWIGFALVWLALVILTVDMLGAAGRSRRDGRRAAAAAAAEEAAQAETAAQTPAEDAPRDPDELDESLGQQPRCP encoded by the coding sequence GTGAGCGAGGCGCAGCAGCAGCGGCACCAGCAGGGCACTGCCTACGGCTTCCTCGCCTACCTGCTGTGGGGCGTCTTCCCCCTCTACTTCGCGATCCTGCGCCCCGCCGGGCCGTGGGAGATCGTGGCCCACCGCATCGTGTGGACCCTCCTGCTCTGCGCGATCGTGCTCGTGGTCCTGCGCGACGTGCGCTGGGTCGTCGACCTGGCCCGCACGCCCCGCCGCGCGCTCGGCGTCGCGGGGGCCGGGCTGCTCATCGCCACCAACTGGGGCATCTACACCTATGCCGTGCTGTCCGGTCACGTGACCGAGGCCGCGCTCGGCTACTTCCTCAACCCGCTGGTCACGGTCGCCCTCGGCGTCCTCGTGCTGCGCGAGCGGCTGCGCCGCCCGCAGTGGGTGGCCGTCGGCCTGGGCGCGGCCGCGGCCGTCTACCTGACGATCGACTACGGCCGGCCGCCGTGGGTCTCCCTCGCGCTGGCCTTCACCTTCGCCAGCTACAGCCTGCTGAAGAACCGTCTGGGCATCACGCTCTCCGCGCTCCGCTCCCTCGCGGGCGAGTCGCTGGCGATCCTGCCGATCGCGGTCGTCATCCTCGTCTGGCTCGGCAGCCGCGGCGAGACGACCTTCCTGGGCGAGGGCACCGGCCATACCCTGCTGATGGTCAGCACGGGCGTCGCCACCGCCGTCCCCCTGCTGCTCTTCGCGGCCGCCGCCTCGCGCGTCCCCCTCTCGACCGTCGGGCTGCTGCAGTTCCTCACGCCCGTCCTCCAGCTGCTCATCGGCGTCGTGGTGATGGGCGAGCACGTGCCCGGCTCGCGCTGGATCGGTTTCGCCCTCGTGTGGCTCGCCCTCGTGATCCTCACCGTCGACATGCTCGGCGCGGCCGGCCGCAGCCGGCGCGACGGCAGGCGCGCCGCGGCCGCGGCCGCGGCTGAGGAGGCGGCGCAGGCGGAGACCGCGGCGCAGACGCCGGCCGAGGACGCGCCCCGCGACCCCGACGAGCTCGACGAGTCGCTCGGCCAGCAGCCCCGCTGCCCCTGA
- a CDS encoding TetR/AcrR family transcriptional regulator: protein MTQTTVSRRELNKVRTRESIITALRELVGERPVDQVTVDQIAATAGVSRRTFFNYFSGVPAVISEVIGAGTERLVEALGPLDEGTSPVEQVRALLRRVSLPGELLDWLAVLNLHATDRHASESLLALERSIWADKGAWLQHELTSRLPAGTDDLYVATLATTIMGCFAAAEQSWLAGRAPGAPVDATAVAAFHGELDRALAHASAGWAAP from the coding sequence GTGACCCAGACGACCGTGAGCCGCCGTGAGCTCAACAAGGTCCGCACGAGGGAGTCCATCATCACCGCGCTGCGCGAGCTCGTCGGTGAGCGCCCGGTCGACCAGGTGACGGTGGACCAGATCGCCGCCACCGCGGGCGTCTCCCGCCGGACCTTCTTCAACTACTTCTCGGGCGTCCCCGCCGTGATCTCCGAGGTCATCGGCGCGGGCACCGAGCGGCTCGTCGAGGCGCTCGGCCCGCTCGACGAGGGCACCTCCCCCGTCGAGCAGGTGCGCGCCCTGCTGCGTCGGGTGAGCCTGCCCGGGGAGTTGCTCGACTGGCTGGCCGTGCTCAACCTGCACGCCACCGACCGCCACGCCAGCGAGTCGCTCCTGGCGCTGGAACGCTCGATCTGGGCCGACAAGGGGGCATGGCTGCAGCACGAGCTGACCAGCCGTCTCCCGGCCGGCACCGACGACCTCTACGTCGCCACCCTGGCGACCACGATCATGGGCTGCTTCGCCGCCGCGGAGCAGTCGTGGCTGGCGGGCCGCGCCCCCGGCGCTCCCGTCGACGCGACGGCCGTGGCCGCCTTCCACGGCGAGCTCGACCGCGCGCTCGCCCATGCCTCGGCCGGCTGGGCCGCCCCCTGA
- a CDS encoding MMPL family transporter encodes MATLLHRLGRWCARHPWRVVVAWAALLALTLTGMLTLAKPLSNEFSIPGSRFEAVLETLQEEIPEAAGTTGTIVFSTDAPFTAEQEEAVAGAVERWNELPDVTATDPFVAQAEIDSTEDDLADGQAELDDGRAQLEQGEADLEEARQQVADGREQLEAGEAQLEESRAQLEAGRTQLEAAQADLDAQRQQLEAGAAAGMVPPEQAAAARAQLDAGQAQIDAQRQQLEAGEAELAAGEAQLEESRTQLEEAEAQIADGEQELADGRTELEEGEAAVAVGRRMADLTEGFRLVNEDATVAMTQLSVQDAGGLIPPETTEAIQQIGGELVDDGITVTFSKEITDDLNSLLGPGEVLGLVFAGVVLMVMLGTLVAAGLPLLMALVGVGVGLTGALALSTWVDMMSITPVLALMLGLAVGIDYSLFLINRHRQQLRRGMPVRESIALAVGTSGNAVTFAGLTVIIALAALTLTGIPFLGVMGLVAAATVAIAVLVAITLTPAALSLMGDKVLPRKARATLAETRTRLAERAAADEPHHEPEDTTKGWAAIVQRRPWLAILAVLALVAGLGYPTGQLRLGLPDGSSEPDGSSAYLTYDTVREEFGAGANGPIIAVAELDAPVADGETALLEAQADIAEDLAAVDGVVRVLPAGVNDDRDVLAFQVQPEGGPAEASTEDLVHRLSDTVEQIGADHGATIGITGQTVANIDISGQLADALPIYLLVVVGLSLILLLLVFRSIVIPLLATGGFLLSVVAAFGAVVAVYQLGHLSPIFDVHEPGPILSFLPILLIGILFGLAMDYQVFLVSAMREEHVHGTDARTAVVTGFNHSARVVTAAAIIMISVFAGFVWAHLAMVRPIGMGLAIGVLVDAFLVRMTLTPAVMTLLGEKAWWLPRWLDKILPDVDVEGAKLERTVAVAPATGTVDVDPEAPEAPEAQTEPEVSPSR; translated from the coding sequence GTGGCCACCCTCCTGCACCGCCTGGGCCGCTGGTGCGCCCGGCACCCGTGGCGCGTCGTCGTCGCCTGGGCCGCGCTGCTCGCCCTGACGCTGACGGGCATGCTCACGCTCGCCAAGCCGCTGTCCAACGAGTTCTCCATCCCCGGCAGCCGGTTCGAGGCCGTGCTGGAGACCCTCCAGGAGGAGATCCCCGAGGCGGCCGGCACGACCGGCACGATCGTCTTCTCCACCGACGCGCCGTTCACCGCGGAGCAGGAGGAGGCCGTCGCCGGGGCCGTCGAGCGCTGGAACGAGCTGCCCGACGTCACCGCCACCGACCCCTTCGTCGCGCAGGCCGAGATCGACTCGACCGAGGACGACCTCGCCGACGGCCAGGCCGAGCTCGACGACGGGCGCGCCCAGCTGGAGCAGGGCGAGGCCGACCTCGAGGAGGCCCGCCAGCAGGTCGCCGACGGTCGGGAGCAGCTCGAGGCGGGCGAGGCCCAGCTCGAGGAGAGCCGGGCCCAGCTCGAGGCCGGCCGGACGCAGCTGGAGGCCGCCCAGGCCGACCTGGACGCGCAGCGCCAGCAGCTCGAGGCCGGGGCCGCCGCCGGGATGGTCCCGCCGGAGCAGGCCGCCGCCGCCCGTGCCCAGCTCGACGCCGGCCAGGCGCAGATCGACGCGCAGCGCCAGCAGCTCGAGGCCGGTGAGGCCGAGCTGGCCGCCGGCGAGGCGCAGCTGGAGGAGAGCCGCACCCAGCTCGAGGAGGCCGAGGCGCAGATCGCCGACGGCGAGCAGGAGCTCGCCGACGGTCGCACCGAGCTCGAGGAGGGCGAGGCCGCCGTCGCCGTCGGCCGCCGGATGGCCGACCTCACCGAGGGCTTCCGCCTCGTCAACGAGGACGCCACGGTCGCGATGACCCAGCTGTCCGTGCAGGACGCCGGCGGCCTCATCCCGCCGGAGACCACCGAGGCGATCCAGCAGATCGGTGGCGAGCTGGTCGACGACGGCATCACCGTCACCTTCTCCAAGGAGATCACCGACGACCTCAACAGCCTGCTCGGCCCCGGCGAGGTGCTCGGCCTGGTCTTCGCCGGCGTCGTGCTCATGGTCATGCTCGGCACCCTCGTGGCCGCGGGCCTTCCGCTCCTCATGGCGCTCGTCGGCGTGGGGGTCGGCCTCACCGGCGCCCTGGCGCTCTCGACGTGGGTGGACATGATGTCGATCACCCCGGTGCTGGCGCTGATGCTCGGTCTGGCGGTCGGCATCGACTACTCGCTCTTCCTCATCAACCGCCACCGCCAGCAGCTGCGCCGGGGCATGCCGGTGCGCGAGTCGATCGCGCTCGCGGTCGGCACCTCCGGCAATGCGGTGACCTTCGCCGGCCTGACGGTGATCATCGCGCTCGCCGCGCTCACGCTCACCGGCATCCCTTTCCTCGGCGTCATGGGCCTGGTCGCGGCCGCGACCGTGGCGATCGCGGTGCTCGTCGCCATCACCCTGACCCCGGCCGCCCTCTCCCTCATGGGTGACAAGGTGCTGCCGCGCAAGGCCCGCGCCACGCTGGCCGAGACGCGCACGCGCCTCGCCGAGCGGGCCGCCGCCGACGAGCCCCACCACGAGCCCGAGGACACCACCAAGGGTTGGGCCGCGATCGTGCAGCGCCGTCCCTGGCTGGCCATCCTCGCCGTGCTGGCGCTGGTCGCCGGCCTGGGCTACCCGACCGGGCAGCTGCGCCTCGGCCTGCCCGACGGCAGCTCCGAGCCCGACGGCTCCTCGGCCTACCTCACCTACGACACCGTCCGCGAGGAGTTCGGCGCCGGCGCCAACGGCCCGATCATCGCCGTGGCCGAGCTCGACGCCCCGGTGGCCGACGGCGAGACCGCGCTGCTCGAGGCGCAGGCCGACATCGCCGAGGACCTGGCGGCCGTCGACGGCGTCGTCCGAGTGCTGCCCGCCGGCGTCAACGACGACCGCGACGTGCTCGCCTTCCAGGTGCAGCCCGAGGGCGGCCCTGCGGAGGCCTCGACCGAGGACCTCGTGCACCGGCTCTCGGACACCGTCGAGCAGATCGGTGCCGACCACGGCGCGACGATCGGCATCACCGGCCAGACGGTCGCCAACATCGACATCTCGGGCCAGCTGGCCGACGCGCTGCCGATCTACCTCCTCGTGGTCGTGGGCCTCTCGCTCATCCTGCTGCTGCTGGTCTTCCGCTCGATCGTGATCCCGCTGCTGGCCACCGGTGGCTTCCTCCTCAGCGTGGTCGCGGCCTTCGGCGCCGTCGTCGCGGTCTACCAGCTGGGCCACCTGTCGCCGATCTTCGACGTGCACGAGCCCGGGCCGATCCTGTCGTTCCTGCCCATCCTGCTCATCGGCATCCTCTTCGGGCTGGCGATGGACTACCAGGTCTTCCTGGTCTCGGCGATGCGCGAGGAGCACGTGCACGGCACGGACGCCCGGACCGCGGTCGTCACCGGCTTCAACCACAGCGCGCGGGTCGTCACCGCGGCCGCGATCATCATGATCTCGGTGTTCGCCGGATTCGTCTGGGCACACCTGGCGATGGTCCGCCCGATCGGCATGGGCCTGGCGATCGGCGTGCTCGTCGACGCCTTCCTGGTCCGGATGACCCTGACCCCGGCCGTGATGACGCTGCTCGGCGAGAAGGCCTGGTGGCTGCCGCGCTGGCTCGACAAGATCCTGCCTGACGTCGACGTGGAGGGCGCCAAGCTGGAGCGCACCGTCGCGGTGGCCCCGGCCACCGGCACCGTCGACGTCGACCCCGAGGCCCCCGAGGCGCCGGAGGCTCAGACCGAGCCGGAGGTCTCCCCCAGCCGCTGA
- a CDS encoding sensor histidine kinase, whose translation MDATNPAAATADEALRILRAVEQLGDAEEAGDLMRRGLRLARSLSGAGAALLAIDDETHPGWYAQVATDGIPDDDPLAVAVLEGRPGDEADSPLVRAPVRVAGQDFATLVLARWDVLPAHREQAVAAAVATVLGLRVEALRHRRVSELHEHVTQTVWELNRTLVDHVDLEVTLPLLARRVRDLTSADAVAIVGTRPDGEQRVLAASGEGAGAALAELAPDLGEVLREGLPQHWSATPAGDQLSSDSRVCTSVVPLETRAGHPVVLAVHGWKPSRGVSQQQVRDVLSALALHASVILDREQAEREHDQLTVLQDRDRIARDLHDLVIQRLFAVGLTLQGASRRAVVPEVMERLEGAVAELDQTIRDIRATIFELRHRPGAGTFRADLRQLVESYTSTLGFAPVLHLVGPLDSVADDEVQTQVLMVVREALSNVVRHAHAGSVTVQVEATAERLSVTVRDDGVGISADAVESGLGNVRARASEHGGAVELSRGEPHGTVLRWSVPV comes from the coding sequence ATGGACGCGACGAACCCGGCCGCCGCGACGGCCGACGAGGCCCTGCGGATCCTGCGCGCGGTCGAGCAGCTGGGCGACGCCGAGGAGGCCGGTGACCTGATGCGCCGCGGCCTGCGGCTCGCGCGGTCGCTCAGCGGCGCCGGGGCCGCCCTGCTGGCGATCGACGACGAGACCCACCCGGGGTGGTACGCCCAGGTCGCCACGGACGGGATCCCCGACGACGACCCGCTGGCCGTCGCCGTGCTCGAGGGCCGCCCCGGGGACGAGGCCGACAGCCCGCTGGTGCGGGCACCCGTGCGGGTCGCCGGCCAGGACTTCGCGACCCTGGTGCTGGCGCGGTGGGACGTCCTGCCCGCCCACCGGGAGCAGGCGGTCGCCGCCGCCGTGGCCACCGTGCTGGGGCTGCGGGTCGAGGCGTTGCGGCACCGGCGGGTCAGCGAGCTGCACGAGCACGTCACGCAGACGGTGTGGGAGCTCAACCGGACCCTCGTCGACCACGTCGACCTCGAGGTGACCTTGCCGCTGCTCGCCCGGCGCGTGCGTGATCTGACATCGGCCGACGCGGTCGCGATCGTCGGCACACGTCCCGACGGGGAGCAGCGAGTGCTGGCCGCGAGCGGCGAGGGGGCCGGTGCGGCGCTGGCCGAGCTCGCGCCCGACCTCGGCGAGGTGCTGCGCGAGGGCCTGCCGCAGCACTGGTCGGCGACCCCGGCGGGCGACCAGCTCAGCAGCGACAGCCGCGTGTGCACCAGCGTGGTCCCGCTGGAGACGCGCGCCGGCCACCCCGTGGTGCTGGCCGTGCACGGCTGGAAACCGTCCCGCGGCGTCTCCCAGCAGCAGGTCCGGGACGTGCTCAGCGCCCTCGCGCTGCACGCCTCGGTCATCCTCGACCGCGAGCAGGCCGAGCGCGAGCACGACCAGCTCACGGTGCTCCAGGACCGCGACCGCATCGCGCGCGACCTGCACGACCTGGTCATCCAGCGCCTCTTCGCCGTCGGTCTGACCCTGCAGGGGGCCAGCAGACGGGCCGTGGTGCCCGAGGTGATGGAGCGCCTCGAGGGTGCCGTCGCCGAGCTCGACCAGACCATCCGCGACATCCGGGCGACGATCTTCGAGCTGAGGCACCGTCCGGGGGCGGGCACCTTCCGGGCCGACCTGCGCCAGCTGGTCGAGTCCTACACCTCGACCCTGGGCTTCGCGCCCGTCCTGCACCTCGTGGGCCCGCTCGACTCGGTCGCCGACGACGAGGTGCAGACCCAGGTGCTCATGGTGGTGCGCGAGGCCCTGTCCAACGTGGTGCGGCACGCGCACGCCGGCTCCGTGACGGTCCAGGTGGAGGCGACCGCCGAGCGCCTGTCGGTCACCGTGCGCGACGACGGCGTCGGCATCTCGGCCGACGCCGTCGAGAGCGGGCTGGGCAACGTCCGGGCTCGCGCCTCCGAGCACGGCGGTGCCGTGGAGCTCTCTCGGGGAGAGCCCCACGGCACCGTCCTCCGGTGGTCCGTGCCCGTGTAG
- a CDS encoding 2-oxo acid dehydrogenase subunit E2 — MALLGRGRDRRDGVVVRDLAAERVVLPHLMPTRVESTVYYRQHLDVERLMDWLEEVNAGRAPEERLRFFHVFLTAYARLFRLRPELNRFVHRRQTYQHRDISFSFTVKRAMADEAEDTQVQMVFTGTETVDEVRRMVDRSLSSARAGEAEESDKLVDALVRLPRPVLAGVGRLVWALDAVDLLPQQLKGAIPVYTSSYLVNLGSLGAEAPFHHLYQRGTASIFASIGTIRPEPVVDENGAVVARRRVDMVYTIDERAADGFYLVRSAEVLQGLLDDPAALLVPPTDGFPPYDRT, encoded by the coding sequence ATGGCGTTGCTGGGCCGGGGCAGGGACCGCCGGGACGGGGTCGTGGTGCGCGACCTTGCCGCCGAGCGGGTGGTGCTGCCCCACCTCATGCCGACCCGCGTCGAGTCGACCGTCTACTACCGCCAGCACCTCGACGTCGAACGGCTGATGGACTGGCTCGAGGAGGTCAACGCCGGTCGCGCACCGGAGGAGCGGCTCCGCTTCTTCCACGTCTTCCTCACGGCCTACGCCCGGCTGTTCCGGCTGCGGCCCGAGCTCAACCGCTTCGTCCACCGGCGGCAGACCTACCAGCACCGCGACATCTCGTTCTCGTTCACGGTCAAGCGGGCCATGGCCGACGAGGCCGAGGACACCCAGGTGCAGATGGTCTTCACGGGCACCGAGACGGTCGACGAGGTCCGCCGGATGGTCGACCGGTCGCTGTCGTCCGCCCGGGCGGGGGAGGCCGAGGAGAGCGACAAGCTGGTCGACGCGCTCGTGCGGCTGCCGCGGCCGGTGCTCGCCGGCGTGGGCAGGCTGGTCTGGGCCCTGGACGCGGTCGACCTGCTCCCGCAGCAGCTCAAGGGGGCGATCCCGGTCTACACCAGCTCCTACCTGGTCAACCTGGGCTCGCTGGGCGCCGAGGCGCCCTTCCACCACCTCTACCAGCGGGGGACCGCGAGCATCTTCGCGTCCATCGGGACCATCCGCCCCGAGCCCGTCGTCGACGAGAACGGCGCCGTCGTCGCCCGGCGTCGGGTCGACATGGTCTACACCATCGACGAGCGGGCGGCTGACGGCTTCTACCTGGTGCGCAGCGCCGAGGTGCTGCAGGGCCTGCTGGACGACCCGGCGGCCCTCCTGGTGCCTCCCACCGACGGCTTCCCGCCCTACGACAGGACGTAG
- a CDS encoding phosphatase PAP2 family protein, whose translation MEQDTGPRSLAAAWGLALGLGVLALSATMLGNAYLATRVEEFPRPGDLLFETLPYVRPARWLTVGALVVGFGAFLVDAVRHRPRSIPAAGCVFALMYLCRAVTMVLTPLAPAQGDGPFVFSEQQYGMFPSGHVGAVTLLVLLTPTERVGQRRLQVATAVLMVAGLLLARGHYSIDVVGGFLLAYAVATTWRSGRLFRRLSAVTGR comes from the coding sequence ATGGAGCAGGACACCGGGCCGCGCTCGCTCGCGGCCGCCTGGGGGCTCGCCCTCGGGCTCGGGGTGCTGGCGCTGTCGGCCACGATGCTCGGCAACGCCTACCTGGCCACGCGGGTCGAGGAGTTCCCCCGCCCCGGGGACCTGCTCTTCGAGACGCTGCCCTACGTCCGCCCCGCCCGGTGGCTGACGGTCGGAGCGCTGGTCGTGGGCTTCGGTGCCTTCCTGGTCGACGCCGTCCGGCACCGGCCCCGGTCGATCCCGGCGGCGGGCTGCGTCTTCGCCCTCATGTACCTCTGCCGCGCCGTGACCATGGTGCTCACCCCGCTCGCCCCGGCCCAGGGCGACGGCCCCTTCGTCTTCTCCGAGCAGCAGTACGGCATGTTCCCCTCGGGCCACGTCGGCGCCGTCACCCTGCTGGTGCTGCTGACGCCGACGGAGAGGGTCGGGCAGCGTCGGCTGCAGGTCGCCACGGCGGTGCTCATGGTCGCCGGCCTGCTCCTGGCCCGCGGCCACTACTCCATCGACGTGGTGGGCGGCTTCCTGCTCGCCTACGCCGTGGCCACCACGTGGCGGTCCGGACGCCTGTTCCGGCGACTCTCGGCCGTGACGGGCCGCTGA